The Lacipirellula parvula genome window below encodes:
- a CDS encoding GNAT family N-acetyltransferase — protein sequence MAMDGELQIRALGREEMALPLDWAAREGWNPGLCDAECFFATDGGGFLVGEIGGAAIGTISAVRYGDAFGFIGFYIVRPDVRGRGYGMQLWRAAMERLAGRNIGLDGVVAQQANYAKSGFRLAHRNVRYEGAAVGEGSVLGRTPSRCEIVPVGEVALRDIAAYDRTVFPASREEFLAAWLPQLQAGAWAAVDANGVRGFVVVRPCRQGWKIGPLAADDLNVARQLYAAAAKHAGEGATLFLDVPEPNRAALSLASELGMTPVFETARMYTGAAPAVELAKLFGVTSFELG from the coding sequence ATGGCTATGGATGGTGAGCTGCAGATTCGGGCGCTGGGACGTGAAGAGATGGCGTTGCCGCTCGATTGGGCGGCACGAGAAGGGTGGAATCCGGGGCTGTGTGATGCGGAGTGTTTTTTCGCCACCGACGGTGGCGGCTTTTTGGTGGGGGAAATTGGCGGAGCGGCGATTGGGACGATCTCGGCGGTGCGTTATGGCGACGCGTTCGGGTTCATTGGGTTTTACATCGTGCGGCCGGACGTGCGCGGACGTGGGTATGGAATGCAGTTGTGGCGGGCGGCGATGGAGCGGCTCGCTGGGCGGAACATTGGGCTCGATGGCGTCGTAGCGCAGCAGGCAAACTACGCCAAGTCGGGGTTTCGGTTGGCTCATCGCAATGTGCGTTACGAGGGAGCCGCAGTTGGCGAGGGGAGCGTGCTCGGTCGAACGCCGTCGCGCTGCGAGATCGTGCCGGTAGGCGAAGTCGCGCTGCGTGATATCGCCGCATACGACCGGACGGTCTTTCCGGCGTCGCGCGAAGAGTTTCTGGCGGCGTGGTTGCCGCAGTTGCAGGCCGGGGCTTGGGCGGCGGTCGATGCGAATGGCGTGCGCGGGTTCGTCGTCGTGCGGCCATGCCGCCAAGGTTGGAAGATCGGGCCATTGGCGGCGGATGATCTCAACGTGGCGCGGCAGCTCTATGCGGCGGCCGCCAAGCATGCAGGGGAGGGGGCGACGCTGTTTCTGGATGTGCCCGAGCCGAATCGAGCGGCGTTGAGTTTGGCGAGTGAACTGGGAATGACGCCGGTGTTTGAGACGGCGCGGATGTATACGGGGGCTGCTCCGGCAGTGGAGTTGGCGAAGTTGTTTGGAGTGACTTCGTTCGAATTGGGGTGA